One segment of Platichthys flesus chromosome 15, fPlaFle2.1, whole genome shotgun sequence DNA contains the following:
- the rskrb gene encoding ribosomal protein S6 kinase-related protein, producing the protein MGADGSKHRKRPTEGQEEEPCPSGWRGFLSSMGLSIPAALCRLAPPGLRLGQHRMLQGKSPDIPEHVLRLAGVGPDKLRAEWSLPGFISMFLPEYPHRALPGQEHFQVLGYIAKGSFGPILKVKDKSKRKTYAVKVIPKSEILRLGVLEQSKEEVIIQRQVRHPFVHDLEDCWQTQRHLYIMCDYCSTGDLYTYWQMIGQFTEDTVRVFAAELGCALGFLHDFGIIHRDVKMENILLTDNGHLRLADFGLSRRLERGGRAFTICGTIQYMAPEVLSGGPYNHSADWWSLGILLFSLVTGKFPVPAEIDHCSMLRKVRGFPYEMPMSFSSPFALLITELLCKTPARRLRTIDRFKRQTFFYGSTFDLALLQRQPVEVILELRERPDRAAKARRGLTLSLQPLKGFDYDFLLSPPATPDTQLDTDTQTHAVAPLPGPALPLKPTQENVPHREVFV; encoded by the exons ATGGGGGCCGACGGCAGCAAACACAGGAAG AGGCCCACTGAGGGGCAGGAGGAAGAGCCCTGCCCATCTGGGTGGCGTGGCTTCCTCTCCAGCATGGGCCTGTCAATCCCAGCAGCCCTATGTCGCCTGGCCCCACCTGGCCTACGCCTGGGCCAGCACCGAATGCTCCAAGGCAAGTCCCCTGACATCCCGGAGCACGTCCTGAGGTTGGCGGGAGTCGGCCCAGACAAGCTGAGAGCGGAGTGGAGCCTGCCGGGGTTCATTAGTATGTTCCTGCCCGAATATCCCCACAGAGCCCTGCCTGGGCAGGAACACTTTCAG GTGTTGGGTTATATCGCCAAAGGTTCATTTGGACCCATTCTGAAAGTAAAGGACAAGTCCAAACGGAAAACATATGCTGTCAAA GTTATTCCTAAATCAGAGATACTGAGACTCGGGGTCTTAGAGCAGTCAAAAGAAGAAGTCATAATCCAG CGTCAGGTTCGCCACCCATTTGTCCACGACCTCGAGGACTGCTGGCAGACACAGCGCCACCTCTACATTA tgtgCGACTACTGTAGCACGGGAGACCTGTACACCTACTGGCAGATGATTGGTCAGTTCACAGAGGACACTGTACGAGTGTTTGCTGCGGAGTTGGGATGTGCACTAG GCTTTCTGCACGACTTTGGGATCATTCACAGAGATGTGAAG ATGGAGAATATACTGCTGACAGACAACG GACACCTCCGCTTAGCTGACTTTGGTTTGTCCCGTCgcctggagagaggaggacgggCCTTTACAATCTGTGGAACAATCCAATACATGG CCCCAGAGGTGCTGAGTGGTGGACCCTATAACCACTCAGCTGATTGGTGGTCGCTGGGCATTCTGCTTTTCTCATTGGTAACTGGGAAG TTTCCTGTGCCTGCAGAAATAGACCACTGCAGTATGCTGAGGAAAGTGCGGGGTTTCCCCTATGAAATGCCCATGAGCTTCAGCTCCCCATTTGCCTTGCTAATAACCGAG CTTTTGTGCAAGACTCCCGCCCGCCGCCTCAGGACCATCGACCGTTTCAAACGACAAACCTTCTTCTACGGATCAACCTTCGACCTCGCTCTGCTGCAGCGCCAGCCCGTAGAG GTGATTCTGGAGCTGAGAGAGAGGCCAGACCGAGCCGCCAAAGCTCGACGAGGCCTCACTTTGTCTCTGCAGCCACTTAAAGGCTTCGACTATGACTTCCTGCTCAGCCCACCAGCCACACCGGACACTCAGCTGGACACCGACACACAAACTCACGCGGTTGCACCTCTACCCGGCCCGGCACTCCCACTGAAACCCactcaggaaaatgtcccacacagagaagtgtttgtgtga
- the aldocb gene encoding fructose-bisphosphate aldolase C-B, which translates to MTHQYPALTPEQKKELQDIALRIVAPGKGILAADESTGSMTKRFNPIGVENTEENRRRYRQLLFTADQRMDNCIGGVIFFHETLYQNTDDGTCFAKLIQDRGMVVGIKVDKGVVPLAGTNGETTTQGLDGLSERCAQYKKDGADFAKWRCVLKISDTTPSELAILENANVLARYASICQQNGIVPIVEPEILPDGDHDLKRCQYVTEKVLAAVYKSLSDHHVYLEGTLLKPNMVTAGHSCPTKYSSEEIAMATVTALRRTVPPAVTGVTFLSGGQSEEEASVNLNAINTCPLAKPWALTFSFGRALQASALNAWKGELSNEKAATEEYLKRAEANSQAALGKYESSGAGGAAAKSLYVVNHAY; encoded by the exons ATGACTCACCAGTACCCCGCACTGACTCCTGAGCAGAAGAAGGAACTGCAGGACATCGCTCTGAGGATAGTCGCTCCAGGAAAAGGCATCCTCGCAGCCGATGAGTCCACCG GCAGCATGACCAAACGTTTCAACCCCATCGGGGTtgagaacacagaggagaacaggCGCCGCTACCGCCAGCTGCTCTTCACAGCAGACCAACGCATGGACAACTGCATCGGAGGGGTCATCTTCTTCCATGAAACCCTCTACCAGAACACAGACGACGGCACATGCTTCGCCAAGCTCATCCAGGACCGCGGCATGGTTGTCGGAATCAAG GTGGACAAAGGTGTCGTGCCCCTTGCTGGAACAAATGGAGAAACCACCACTCAGG GTCTGGACGGGCTGTCTGAGCGCTGTGCGCAGTACAAGAAGGACGGCGCTGACTTTGCCAAGTGGCGCTGTGTGCTGAAGATCAGCGACACCACGCCGTCTGAGCTGGCCATCCTTGAGAACGCTAACGTACTGGCACGATATGCTAGCATCTGCCAGCAG AATGGTATCGTTCCTATTGTGGAGCCTGAGATCCTTCCTGACGGAGACCATGACCTGAAGCGTTGCCAGTATGTCACTGAGAAG GTTCTAGCTGCTGTGTACAAGTCTCTGTCAGACCACCATGTGTACCTGGAGGGCACACTGCTGAAACCCAACATGGTCACAGCCGGACACTCCTGCCCCACCAAGTACAGCAGCGAGGAAATCGCCATGGCTACTGTCACCGCCCTGCGCCGCACTGTGCCTCCAGCAGTCACAG GAGTGACCTTCTTGTCAGGCGGCCAGTCTGAAGAGGAGGCCAGCGTGAACCTTAACGCCATCAACACCTGTCCGCTCGCCAAGCCCTGGGCCCTGACTTTCTCCTTCGGACGCGCCCTGCAGGCCTCCGCCCTCAATGCATGGAAAGGAGAGCTGAGCAACGAGAAGGCCGCCACCGAGGAATACCTCAAACGCGCTGAG GCGAACAGTCAGGCTGCGCTCGGCAAGTACGAGTCttctggagctggtggagcagcGGCAAAGTCTCTCTACGTGGTTAATCACGCCTATTAA